Genomic window (Xylanimonas protaetiae):
CGCCGTCCTCGTGCTGGGAGCCCAGCTGGGGGTGTCATGAACCCAGCCGCACCGTAGAAGCACGTCTGCGAGTCCCCACCCACCGACGACATCACTGTCGATGCATCAGCGGAAGGAACACCAGTGAAGAGGAACCGCCTCGTCGCCACGACCGTGGCCTCGACCATCACCCTGGCGCTCGCGCTCAGCGCGTGCGGCGGCGGAGGCACCGGCGACGGCGCCTCGCCGGAGCCGGACGACACCGCGAGCGGCGCGGCGGAGGCCGGCGACATCACCCTCTGGGTCAACGGCGCCGACACCCCCGACGAGCTGCGCGAGTGGCTCAAGACGACGTTCGAGGAGCAGAACCCGGGCTCGACCCTCACGATCGAGGAGCAGTCCTGGACCGACCTGGTCCCGAAGATCACGACGGCGCTGGCCGACCCGGCCAACGCCCCCGACGTCGTCGAGATCGGCAACACGCAGGCGCCGACCTTCACGTCCGTCGGCGCGTTCAAGGAGATCTCGCCGGCGCTCTTCGAGGAGCTGGGCGGCGACAAGCTGCTCCCGTCGTTCGTCGCCGCGGGCGACTACGACGGCAAGCACTTCGCCCTGCCGTACTACTTCGGCTCGCGCTACGTGTTCTACCGCAAGGACATGTGGACGGCCGCCGGCCTCGAGGTCCCCAAGACGCTCGCGGAGTTCTCCGAGTCGGTCAAGAAGCTGCGCACCGACACGGTGTCCGGCTTCGCCATCGGCGGCCAGGACTGGCGCAACGGCATCTCCTGGGTCTTCGCCAACGGCGGCAAGCTCGCCACGGTCGACGGCACCGAGTGGACCTCCACGCTCTCCGACCCGAACACCATCAAGGGTCTCGAGATGTGGCAGGACATGTTCAAGGGCGCGTCGAACCTGCCGACCACGCGCAAGGACGACGCCTACTGGGACTTCATCAACGACGCCCCGGACGGCACCCCCGCGACCGGCGCCACCATC
Coding sequences:
- a CDS encoding extracellular solute-binding protein; this translates as MKRNRLVATTVASTITLALALSACGGGGTGDGASPEPDDTASGAAEAGDITLWVNGADTPDELREWLKTTFEEQNPGSTLTIEEQSWTDLVPKITTALADPANAPDVVEIGNTQAPTFTSVGAFKEISPALFEELGGDKLLPSFVAAGDYDGKHFALPYYFGSRYVFYRKDMWTAAGLEVPKTLAEFSESVKKLRTDTVSGFAIGGQDWRNGISWVFANGGKLATVDGTEWTSTLSDPNTIKGLEMWQDMFKGASNLPTTRKDDAYWDFINDAPDGTPATGATIMAPGWARWSIGDMTTNDKGEAVRDGMKDDTKFDIFALPGVDGGVAPVFAGGSNIAIAANSQHPKLAENLLRIIFSSDYQKMLGGAGLGPANSDYVSSLGDDKFAQTLIETAQASQLTPAAPGWAAVEGANVLEELFQKIAEGGDVTALAKEYDAKITPMLNGQ